Below is a window of Oceaniferula flava DNA.
GTTCGGATTCAGCGTCGCCTGAGCGCTGTATTGCGCGATCACGTTGAGCACCGAGTTGATATTTGTGTGGGCTTGGCCAAATGGAGTTTGCTCGTTTTTCGCCTGCTCCAGATCCATCGCATGGCGAGTGAACATGACGAGTTCGTAGAGCTCGAAGACATCATTGGCTGATCCCTCCTCGGGGTTCTCCGACAGTTCCTTGGTGGCAATGCCGAGCCCCTCGACTCCGTTCGGAAAGTAGTAAAGATCCAACCCGCCGCCGGCGGCATAGGGGATGATCGCGTGCATCACCATGTCATGTTCCGGACCCAAGCGATCGACCATCAGAGCGGTCTTCTGGTCATACCACTGCTGCGCCATGACTTCATCGAACTCGGGGCTGGCAGGTGGGTTTTTCTTACTGAAGAACTTGATGATTTTATCGAACATA
It encodes the following:
- a CDS encoding suppressor of fused domain protein, with amino-acid sequence MFDKIIKFFSKKNPPASPEFDEVMAQQWYDQKTALMVDRLGPEHDMVMHAIIPYAAGGGLDLYYFPNGVEGLGIATKELSENPEEGSANDVFELYELVMFTRHAMDLEQAKNEQTPFGQAHTNINSVLNVIAQYSAQATLNPNETCEFPKEMEKIGGKCFLFDAYPSETAKEKSALFGVMVVIEVFRSEMDAAREHGGAQLIQKLKDAGHYPYSDLDRDPVV